Proteins found in one Apostichopus japonicus isolate 1M-3 chromosome 16, ASM3797524v1, whole genome shotgun sequence genomic segment:
- the LOC139982939 gene encoding uncharacterized protein — protein sequence MAILDTGFFIAFTIILVLSPATSVEDTECEQTQYVEIGTLGLIPCSCNGSSLALIAWNNVNEGKSILLLNDGEKSGDGYESREFDIYPNGSLLINNVTASHESVFRVSTAVSTSGSIHSNDICVRTTVKPAITIPAIEECSNTYGTTCVRSTAESVEVNCSVRDSRPAVKLTWTIRTHGGDHILPSNYRKFTTDNVTYTSHVTATFSFGESSVLSLLVCRANSVPLNLVEDEHVLLIEKKMDYTSMAIPIRRYFKIHSPMNLSCTDLRLNLVVWKWSPQQDAFETLYVGIFHKNNHTKISNKEYKLENEGSLSLQNALVEHEGLYACVYDNGVSGGIVLYDVLVIVDPTPVFPVIDGCNHQQYCALEKQPQDVLTCSVLGIRPKVALEWRAFREQTAIDFTQHQLTVTEMGDVYDLFLTVNFDFTLTTQNKVTVECRAVGENAEQFSLSTKVDLLFPNVLPTEQKSYTITITIIAVLVTMMLMMIITAVVVIICKIRARKMKMKRIKREDTDNEGIPMMENDYSEKAEPFIGQLKSKYEIFYDSVKPIPYIKDRMYCVDKVFVEGGIEYMTGISGGETQWDKLSSYQELVKENCLKTKRQILEGEPGYGKSTLTLQLLYDWCKSLSTSPLKEVDVIIYLRLRQLGGVKSIFSAIRRFILPRDSDISEEDIKEILKQMKSVLVLLDGFDEYPDQESTETDIYHIMKKNMFRGFNVILTTRPSCLPKDFAPHSDRVRLTGFEEEARRKYVGKAVVRTYGEAVDRIMRKLEENPVLDDLCQVPLFFVMFAHMTYENEHSSTFNSVTSFFRYMISCFHSHMKNKMKDENVTNFELLEKEHKVLDKIAFEALSGKNQKLVWNLEQLRNQLGHECYDLYLRIGLFLEEEVLNITDTSNHIQYNTEVHFHHKTVCEWYAAHYVAEQLSGGNTNCIDELLQNLDPFDLQYLYRFACGINKITGEKIIRYLQQKSENRKFAILCMLEQEDKTNRFIKTVSDLVSSKGTYIRKSDSKLLQRSTLQILDVASKNQIPISHLYLRCSFSGFDGKDIRLESGLCLSSLSSVEKISINGGGIKELSEEEVIGLIKYGITSLRFKEIWLHSCKLPSSIKPDIIPEESRSRNIKVISSRDACYLDLKSGKWSKPDDIHTITEMCSDALVIHRDTKKSVQRSVIELLVEASNRDLQIHRVTLVWSFSKIDEDGNIIVSSGLSLPILKSIERMSIQTEKGREMNKHEVNGIFNYVQHSPRFKKVVLSDCLLPSYLPIGSSLSALKSQDVKVIWTPDTNKWDQQYLLDQEFGIWLDYEPL from the exons TGAAACCAGCTATAACCATTCCCGCCATCGAAGAGTGTTCCAACACATACGGTACTACCTGTGTTAGGTCGACAGCCGAATCCGTTGAGGTTAATTGCTCTGTCAGGGATAGCCGTCCCGCAGTCAAATTGACTTGGACGATAAGAACTCATGGTGGCGATCACATCCTACCATCAAACTACAGGAAATTCACAACGGATAATGTAACATATACATCACATGTTACAGCGACGTTCTCTTTCGGGGAGTCATCTGTTTTAAGTCTTCTGGTTTGCCGAGCGAATAGTGTACCACTGAATCTGGTGGAAGACGAACACGTCCTTTTGATTGAAAAAAAGATGGATTACACTTCCATGGCAATTCCCATAAGAAGATATTTTAAGATCCATTCACCGATGAATTTATCCTGTACAGACCTTCGACTAAATTTAGTCGTTTGGAAGTGGTCACCTCAACAAGATGCTTTTGAAACTCTGTATGTGGGCATCTTCCACAAAAATAATCACACAAAAATCAGCAACAAGGAATACAAACTAGAAAATGAGGGCAGTCTTTCTTTACAGAACGCGTTGGTAGAACACGAAGGACTCTACGCCTGTGTTTACGATAACGGTGTCAGTGGCGGTATTGTGTTGTACGATGTGCTTGTGATTG TTGATCCAACTCCAGTTTTTCCCGTCATAGATGGATGCAATCACCAACAATATTGCGCCCTGGAGAAACAACCTCAAGATGTTTTGACTTGCTCGGTGCTGGGAATAAGACCTAAAGTAGCTCTTGAATGGAGAGCCTTTCGAGAGCAAACAGCCATTGACTTTACACAACATCAATTAACGGTGACAGAGATGGGTGACGTGTATGATCTATTTCTGACAGTTAATTTTGACTTTACTCTAACAACTCAAAATAAAGTTACCGTAGAGTGTCGTGCTGTAGGAGAGAATGCTGAGCAATTCAGCCTTTCTACGAAGGTTGATCTGCTCTTTCCAAATG tGCTTCCCACAGAACAGAAATCATACACCATCACAATAACCATAATCGCCGTATTGGTCacgatgatgttgatgatgatcaTCACAGCCGTTGTGGTGATTATATGCAAAATAAGAG cgaggaaaatgaaaatgaaacgaATTAAGCGTGAAGATACAGACAATGAG ggTATCCCAATGATGGAAAATG ATTACTCGGAGAAAGCTGAGCCCTTCATCGGACAATTAAAATCCaagtatgaaatattttacgATTCTGTGAAACCAATCCCCTACATTAAAGACAGAATGTATTGCGTCGACAAGGTATTTgttgagggcggtattgaataCATGACAGGTATATCTGGAGGAGAGACACAGTGGGATAAATTGTCATCCTATCAAGAATTAGTCaaagaaaactgtttaaaaacAAAGCGACAGATTCTGGAAGGTGAACCTGGCTACGGCAAGTCAACATTGACTTTACAGTTACTTTATGACTGGTGCAAATCTCTATCTACATCACCGTTAAAGGAAGTAGACGTTATTATATATTTACGTCTACGGCAACTTGGAGGTGTTAAATCTATTTTTAGTGCGATTAGACGATTCATTCTACCGAGGGATTCAGATATAAGTGAGGAAgatataaaagaaatattgaagcAAATGAAATCTGTGTTGGTTTTACTGGATGGCTTTGACGAGTATCCCGATCAAGAAAGTACAGAAACAGACATTTATCACATtatgaagaaaaatatgtttcGGGGGTTTAACGTCATTCTAACGACAAGACCATCTTGTTTACCAAAAGATTTTGCACCTCACTCCGACCGTGTTCGGCTTACAGGTTTCGAGGAAGAGGCGCGTAGAAAGTATGTTGGAAAAGCTGTTGTTAGAACATATGGAGAAGCAGTGGATAGAATCATGAGGAAATTGGAGGAAAATCCCGTTCTTGATGACCTCTGTCAGGTTCCTCTATTCTTCGTTATGTTTGCGCACATGACGTACGAAAACGAACATTCTTCAACATTCAATTCTGTAACTAGTTTTTTCCGGTATATGATATCTTGTTTTCACAGtcatatgaagaataaaatgaaagacgAAAATGTCACAAACTTTGAGTTATTAGAAAAAGAACACAAAGTACTAGACAAAATCGCCTTTGAAGCTTTGAGTGGAAAGAATCAGAAACTTGTTTGGAATCTTGAGCAGCTTCGCAATCAGCTAGGACATGAGTGCTACGATCTGTATCTTCGTATTGGTTTATTCTTGGAAGAAGAAGTACTAAATATCACGGATACATCAAACCATATTCAGTACAATACAGAGGTTCATTTTCATCACAAGACCGTTTGTGAGTGGTATGCTGCACATTACGTTGCAGAACAATTATCTGGTGGAAATACGAATTGTATCGACGAGCTTTTGCAAAATTTAGATCCTTTTGACCTGCAGTATTTGTACAGATTTGCGTGTGGAATTAACAAAATTACCGGGGAGAAAATTATCCGATACCTGCAGCAGAAAAGTGAAAATAGaaagtttgcaattttgtgCATGCTAGAACAGGAAGACAAAACtaacagatttatcaaaacagTTTCTGATTTAGTGTCGTCTAAAGGAACATACATTAGAAAGTCAGATAGTAAACTACTACAAAGATCTACGCTACAAATACTAGATGTTGCATCGAAGAATCAG ATACCAATATCTCATCTATACCTAAGATGTTCTTTCAGTGGATTTGACGGTAAAGATATCAGACTTGAATCCGGTCTTTGTTTATCCAGCCTATCATCAGTAGAGAAGATATCCATCAATGGAGGAGGAATTAAAGAACTAAGCGAGGAAGAAGTGATCGGATtaataaaatatggaataacGTCACTAAGATTCAAGGAAATATG GCTTCACAGCTGTAAACTGCCGTCATCGATCAAGCCAGATATCATTCCAGAAGAATCAAGATCAAGAAATATTAAAG TTATATCATCACGTGACGCCTGTTATCTTGATTTGAAATCTGGTAAATGGAGCAAG CCCGATGACATCCATACTATTACAGAGATGTGTTCAGATGCTTTGGTCATCCACAGAGACACCAAAAAGTCTGTACAGAGGTCAGTCATAGAGCTCCTGGTGGAAGCATCCAATCGTGAC cTTCAAATACACAGGGTGACTCTAGTATGGTCCTTTAGTAAGATTGATGAAGATGGGAACATTATCGTctcctctggtctctctctaccaatccTAAAATCAATAGAGAGGATGAGCATACAGACAGAGaaagggagagaaatgaataaacatgaagttaatggaatatttaactatgtacaacactctcCAAGATTCAAGAAAGTGGT TCTAAGTGATTGTCTGCTGCCCTCATATTTACCTATTGGATCATCTTTATCCGCATTGAAATCTCAAGATGTGAAAG TGATCTGGACTCCTGACACCAATAAGTGGGATCAACAATATCTTCTGGATCAAGAATTTGGTATTTGGCTG GATTATGAACCATTGTAG